Proteins encoded by one window of Panicum virgatum strain AP13 chromosome 7N, P.virgatum_v5, whole genome shotgun sequence:
- the LOC120681706 gene encoding uncharacterized protein LOC120681706 gives MVFKGDCSGSPFKKEDNWTQNLGDKESRLQLFNKIVDNENLKSVSFMSLRTVLRLTDGWQLSGKDISKSFAAKTFCEDTVVTFYVRCLIDDEGHHGPDTVGYRIFLEPKIAELLLAPKDEYNANLIAKYIKEQYNAQQILEARHIFVPVCYKLHLTVYVINKNYEQIDILDSWTSTVNDKQKYHQKIAVCMRKKLSNVISLISKEHPNFSDWSMPIIPAKYIAQQEPSSMDCGFFVMMFMKHYNPDTRQLEFCDSDFDDIRGKILWYLLHHNLNASADSLPPGIIDRGSPSEQKWFT, from the exons ATGGTATTCAAAGGAGACTGCTCAGGCTCCCCTTTCAAGAAAGAAGATAATTGGACCCAGAATTTGGGTGATAAAGAATCGCGATTGCAACTCTTTAACAAGATAGTTGACAATGAAAACTTAAAGAG TGTTAGTTTCATGAGTCTTCGTACGGTCCTTAGATTGACTGATGGATGGCAATTATCGGGAAAAGATATTTCAAAAAGCTTTGCGGCGAAAACTTTTTGTGAAGACACGGTGGTGACATTTTATGTACGGTGTCTCATTGATGATGAAGGTCATCATGGACCTGATACTGTGGGTTACAGGATCTTCCTGGAACCTAAAATTGCT GAATTGCTGTTggctcccaaggatgaatacaATGCTAATTTAATTGCTAAATACATCAAGGAACAATACAATGCTCAGCAAATTTTGGAAGCGAGGCAT ATATTTGTGCCCGTCTGCTATAAGTTGCACTTGACAGTTTATGTTATCAACAAAAATTATGAACAAATCGATATATTGGACTCCTGGACCTCGACGGTCAATGACAAGCAAAAATATCACCAAAAGATCGCAGTTTGTATGAGGAAAAAGCTGAGTAATGTTATTTCGTTGATCTCCAAGGAACACCCCAACTTCTCAGATTGGAGCATGCCAATTATACCTGCTAAATATATCGCTCAGCAGGAACCCAGCAgtatggactgcgggttctttGTGATGATGTTCATGAAGCACTATAATCCAGATACTCGTCAACTTGAGTTCTGTGACTCTGACTTTGATGATATTAGGGGTAAGATTCTCTGGTACTTACTCCATCACAACTTGAATGCATCAGCTGATTCACTACCTCCGGGTATCATCGACCGGGGATCACCATCTGAGCAAAAATGGTTTACATG A